The Nicotiana sylvestris chromosome 6, ASM39365v2, whole genome shotgun sequence genomic sequence AATACATGGAAATATATTAATCTAATATAGAATTATTTCTTTAGATCTTCCACCAGATCGAACTCCACTGGATTGGTTCACAAGGATGAAAATAGCATTAAATGCAGCAAAGGGTCTTGAATATTTACATCATAAAGCCAATCCACCAGTTATTTACCGTGATTTGAAGTCCTCAAATATCTTGCTGGATAAAGAGTTTAATGCAAAATTATCAGACTTCGGTTTAGCCAAACTTGGACCAATGGGTGATAATTCCCATGTTTCTTCCAGAGTTATGGGAACTTATGGTTATTGTGCTCCAGAGTATCAAAGAACAGGACAACTTACTGTCAAATCTGATGTCTATAGCTTTGGTGTTGTTTTATTGGAGCTAATTACAGGAAAGAGAGCTGTTGATACTACAAAGAATGGACATGACCAGATTTTAGTTGCCTGGGTAAGTGAAACATTTTCCTCTTAATTCATTTTAACCTATGTTGTCTCCGTATGACCTTGGAGCAACAATAAAGTTGTCTCCCTGTGACCTATAGGTGAGtctcgggttcgagccgtggaatcagCCATTGATACTTGCATCAGGGTAGACTGCCTATATCACGTCATTTGGGATGGGGCCCTTCCCCGGGCCCTGTATAAACATGAGATGCTTCGTGCACCATTCTACCTTTTTTaacctatgttgctcggactcttaaAAAATCGTGCCGGATATGTGCCGGATCTTTCAAAAGTAGTAGAGTATATTTTTTAAGGATCCAATATGAGTGCGACAATATTTTTGAAGAGTCTAACCAACAAAGATTTTAACTTTAGAAGCATTTTCATGATTAAGTGAGCTTTTGGCACAAGGATTTtaagataaatatatatatatactgacaGTACAATGATTTTCTTTATAATAATGATGCAAGTTAACCTTTAATAGTAGGTTAGTTATATTTTTACCTGGTTATTGATTAAACGTACCTACAAATATCTTATAATTAAGTGTGTAAATATCTTTAAGAGTTTATGTTTTGTGCACTAACACTATAAAACTATAAAGTTTTTTACACCTTATAAGTTGACCTATAGGAATAAACACTGTAACTCTTTAATGCAAACCGGATATTTAGTAGCCTAAAAACAGAATAATAACCTACTTTAGCCGATTAAATTACAATAATAGTGCGTACATTCTTTATAGAGTAATATATATTAccaacaaatatttttttttatatatgtgtatcacatacatataatatacacattttattactttttCGCTAGCGAATGCAGTTAGGTTTTGGCTGAACAATTGTTTATTTTGCCCTTCCTTATACTATTattatatataacttaaatcctttTACCATTCTATGTTTAAGTGATTGTTACCATAATCCCATGGTATCCTAGCTGCATCGTGAGTTTCATCTAATTTTGGGTGTTTTACACAAACAACCGGTCAGATTTACCGTTTACTTTTTTAGCCGGTATACATAGACTATACTCATATTATACATGAATTATACATCCGTCTCTCTAATTTTTCAGGCCGAGCCGATTTTCAAAGACACAAGTAGATACACAGAACTAGCAGATCCACTTCTTAAAGAAGACTTCCCAAAAAGAAGTTTCAATCAAGCAGTTGCTATTGCTGCAATGTGCCTACAAGAAGATCCAGCAGTACGTCCACTGATCAATGATGTTGTCACTGCTCTCAGTTTCCTTTGGGCTGAATCATCGGATAACGGATTCGTTTCGTCAATATCTCCTGATCCATTACCTGAAGTTTCAGCCGATAATGAAAGTGATAATGAAGAAATTAAAACATCTGCAAAAGAACGCCAGAGAGCAGTTGCAGAAGCCATAGAATGGGGTTCAAATTCAAGAACTCAAAATGAAAGATTACCATAGCATCTTTATATAGTTGGCTTATGTAAAATTTTGCGTTAAAACAATGTCAGTTTCTTGTCATAAATTTGACTTGTAAGTGAGTTTGAGTCTGAGACTCTAGTGGTCTTAAGGCGTTACTTCATATCTCAAAATTGATATTTACTTTCTATTATTTTCATGCGGAGTTATTTGTTGTATATATAATTATTAGTTttcttaaaatatatatattacaGGCACATAGATCCGTCAATGGTGTCGGATGATGCCTCTTATTAAAGGGTGTTTTCGCGACTGatctgttgggaataaaccccctacaaaataatattcacggtaataaaagcggaataataacgTAGCACCAaaatacggtaattaacaagaataaaagagtaacaacgacaccaaaatttttacatggaaaacccttttgaataagggaaaaaaccacggccctgagaagagcaactgatatcactatagcaaggAATTTTTCATAttgtaggtccgagtaaaatactcaaaagaccactacaacactcaaaaaaaataaccctcttttgatattcccacctcactacaatatcactcactctctatttttctcacagactattttcttataccctgtctgtgaaacctcactctttctttctaactctCAGATATATTTTTCCTCTGAGATTGGTGTATCAAAAATAAGAGTCGAAGCTCTTCTTTTATAGGCAGAACATCGCCTACTACACTTGACATTTTCTTTCTGCACGCCTACCACATTTGACACAGCCTACAATGTTGAC encodes the following:
- the LOC104217769 gene encoding probable serine/threonine-protein kinase PBL25 produces the protein MICFSCFSSNESTTSKRKCTKRKETSTTAVHPHRENLSPQQAQPWSSKPKTHHNKPHSHPPQRPQSSQPEKIRNVPAETRHQNSSKKDEENKNIAAQTFTYRELATATKNFRQEYLIGEGGFGRVYKGRLDKTGQVIAVKQLDRNGLQGNREFLVEVLMLSLLHDTNLVNLIGYCADGDQRLLVYEYMPLGALEDHLFDLPPDRTPLDWFTRMKIALNAAKGLEYLHHKANPPVIYRDLKSSNILLDKEFNAKLSDFGLAKLGPMGDNSHVSSRVMGTYGYCAPEYQRTGQLTVKSDVYSFGVVLLELITGKRAVDTTKNGHDQILVAWAEPIFKDTSRYTELADPLLKEDFPKRSFNQAVAIAAMCLQEDPAVRPLINDVVTALSFLWAESSDNGFVSSISPDPLPEVSADNESDNEEIKTSAKERQRAVAEAIEWGSNSRTQNERLP